In Carassius auratus strain Wakin chromosome 39, ASM336829v1, whole genome shotgun sequence, a genomic segment contains:
- the LOC113057747 gene encoding teneurin-2-like isoform X2, which produces MNLLGLNWQLKPVVGPMLNNGLGAGLPSNSDVATAPSGGRGPWAARNSSIDTGSLEVGRRVTQEVPPGVFWRSLMHLSQPQFLKFNISLGKDALFGVYIRKGLPPSHAQYDYMERLDGKEKWSVVESPRERRSIQTVVLNEAVFVQYLDPGTWHLAFYNDGKEMESVSFSTAVLDSVQECPRNCHGNGECVSGVCHCFPGFHGMDCSKAACPVLCSGNGQYDKGSCICYSGWKGLECDVPISQCIDPQCGGHGTCTEGICVCSLGYKGENCAEVDCMDPTCSNNGICVNGDCHCKPGWGGPSCELARAQCPDQCHGHGAFIPDTGICSCDPNWMGPDCSVEVCSVDCGTHGVCMGGSCRCEEGWTGAACDQRVCNPLCVKHGTCKDGKCECEQGWNGEHCTIDGCPNRCNGNGQCLQGQNSWHCECKTGWRGTGCNVAMETSCADNKDNEGDGLTDCMDPDCCIQSPCQNSPLCRGSRDPLQVIQQGQHPEQKVRSFYDRVKMLVGRDSTHIIPADNPFNASLASLIRGQVVTTDGTPLVGVNVSFVKYPQYGYTLTRQDGTFDLIANGGASLTLRFERAPFLSQERTVWLPWNIFYAMDTLMLKTEENTIPSCDLSGFVRPDPVMVASPLSSFFSSRPGERSIIPETQVLHEQLEIPGTNLKLCHLSSRTSGYRSLLKITMTQAVVPLSLVKVHLMVAVEGHLFQKWFHASPNLAYTFIWDKTDAYGQRVYGLSDAVVSVGYEYESCPSLVLWEKRTAMLQGYELEPSNLGGWSLDKHHILNLRSGILHKGSGENVFVSQQPPIITSIMGNGRRRSISCPSCNGLADGNKLLAPVALAAGIDGSLYVGDLNFVRRVYPNLNTTRILELRNKDFRHSNNPTHKYFLAVDPVSGALFISDTNSRRIYKVRSLTGGRLLADNAEVVAGTGEQCLPFDERCGDGGKAVEATLMSPKGIAVDKNGLMYFVDATMIRKVDQNGIISTLLGGNDLTAVRPLSCDSSMDVSQVRLEWPTDLAVNPMDNSLYVLENNVILRITENHQVSIIAGRPMHCQVPGIDYSLSKLAIHSALESATAIAISHTGVLYIAETDEKKINRVRQVRTNGEMSLLAGAASECDCKNDVNCNCFAGDDGYATDANLNSPMSLAVSPDGTLYIADLNNIRIRAVRTNRPGPSALGQYEVASPQEQELYVFNEEGLHLQTISLVTGLPLYNFSYGPDGELATVVDNCNNTVKVWRDGEGQGGAGLLRLILQPENQVVTLGLDPAGSLRSISALNQEIVLLGYNGNTGLLATKADETGWTTFYEYDSEGRLTNVTYPTGMVTSLHREIEKSINIDIESSNRDDDITVITNLSSVEASYTVVQDQVRNSYQLCNNGTLRVMYANGMGISYHTEPHILAGSVSPTIGRRNITLPTDNGLNSIEWRLRKELSKGKVTVFGRKLRAHGRNLLSIDFDRNTRTEKIYDDHRKFTLRITYDAQGRPAIWQPSSSLAVVNVSYSSTGQLVGLHRGSMSERTEFDPQGRILSRSFVDGKVWSYSYLDKSMVLLLQSQRQYIFEFDASNRITAVTMPSVARHTMFTHVSIGYIRNTYNPPESNASIIYDFSEDGRPQAAYFLGTGRRVLYKYGKLAKLSEILYDSTAITFGYDETAGVLKMVNLQSGGFSCTIRYRKMGPLIDKQIYRFSEEGMVNARFDYTYHDNSFRIASMKPVISETPLPVDLYRYDEISGKVEHFGKFGVIYYDINQIITTAVMTLSKHFDAHGRIKEVQYEIFRSLMYWMTVQYDNMGRVIKRELKIGPYANTTQYRYEYDGDGQLSGVKVNDWSTWRYSYDLNGNLHLLNPGNSARLMPLRYDLRDRITRLGDVQYRLDEDGYLSQRGGDVFDYNSKGQLVRAYSRAAGGWSVQYRYDGLGRRVSTKNSLGQHLQFFYADLNNPTRVTHVFNHSSSEISSLYYDLQGHLFAMEVSSGEEYYIASDNTGTPLAVFSSNGQMIKQVQYTAYGEVYHDSNPEFQLVIGFHGGLYDSLTKLVHFTQRDYDVLAARWTSPDYTMWQKIGKELAPFNLYMFKNNNPLSDMLDVKNYVTDVKSWLVMFGFQLSNIIPGFPRHIHYFVDPPYELFASQESENGQLITGVQQEAERHNQAFMALEGRLLDKERKNKHEKPGHWFGTSTPIIGRGVMLAVKEGRVVTGVSSMASDDSRKVALVLDNAIYLDGTHYTQDGHDCHFFVKIGSADSDLLALGLTNGRKALESGINVTVSGRSRRGVTVEFQVPALSLSVRYGLASDVLDEERARLLELARQRALLGAWLREQQRAQDNKEGSRLWTEGERQQLLSTGKVQGYDGYYILPVEQYPELADNSFNIQFLRQNEMGKR; this is translated from the exons CGGCATGCCCAGTCCTATGCAGTGGAAACGGTCAGTATGACAAGGGTTCGTGTATCTGCTATAGTGGATGGAAGGGTCTGGAATGCGACGTTCCCATCAGCCAGTGCATCGACCCCCAGTGTGGCGGTCATGGCACGTGCACAGAGGGCATATGTGTTTGTTCTCTGGGCTACAAAGGAGAGAATTGCGCTGAGG TTGACTGTATGGATCCAACCTGCTCAAATAATGGCATCTGTGTGAACGGGGATTGCCACTGTAAACCAGGCTGGGGTGGACCAAGCTGTGAGCTGGCCAGAGCACAATGCCCAGATCAGTGCCATGGTCATGGTGCTTTTATTCCAGACACAGGCATCTGTAGCTGTGACCCCAATTGGATGGGCCCTGATTGTTCTGTCG AGGTTTGCTCAGTCGATTGCGGGACACATGGTGTATGCATGGGTGGCTCGTGCCGATGCGAGGAAGGCTGGACAGGCGCGGCATGTGACCAGCGTGTGTGTAACCCACTATGCGTGAAGCACGGCACCTGTAAAGATGGGAAGTGCGAGTGTGAACAGGGCTGGAACGGAGAACACTGCACCATCG ATGGCTGTCCGAACCGATGTAATGGAAATGGACAGTGTCTGCAGGGTCAAAACAGCTGGCACTGTGAGTGCAAGACTGGATGGAGAGGCACCGGCTGCAATGTCGCTATGGAGACTTCATGTGCAGACAACAAAGATAATGAAGGAG ATGGTCTGACTGACTGTATGGATCCAGACTGCTGTATCCAAAGTCCCTGCCAGAACAGTCCGCTTTGTAGAGGCTCCAGGGATCCCTTACAGGTCATCCAGCAGGGCCAGCACCCTGAGCAGAAAGTCCGTTCCTTCTACGACCGTGTTAAGATGCTAGTGGGCCGGGACAGCACGCATATAATCCCTGCAGACAATCCATTCAACGCAAG TCTGGCATCACTGATCAGAGGTCAGGTGGTGACAACAGATGGAACCCCACTGGTGGGAGTAAATGTGTCGTTTGTCAAGTACCCGCAGTATGGCTACACCCTCACACGACAGGACGGAAC ATTTGACCTCATTGCCAATGGTGGAGCCTCTCTCACCCTCCGATTCGAACGGGCTCCGTTTCTGAGTCAAGAGCGCACAGTGTGGCTCCCGTGGAACATTTTCTACGCCATGGACACTCTGATGTTGAAGACAGAGGAGAACACCATCCCGAGCTGTGACCTCAGCGGCTTTGTGAGGCCTGATCCTGTGATGGTGGCCTCCCCCCTTTCCTCTTTCTTCAGTTCCAGGCCAGGAGAGAGGTCCATCATTCCAGAGACACAG GTTTTGCATGAGCAGCTAGAGATTCCTGGCACCAATCTGAAACTCTGTCACCTGAGTTCCCGGACCTCAGGTTACCGCTCCTTGCTCAAAATCACCATGACCCAAGCCGTGGTGCCTCTCAGCCTTGTCAAAGTCCATCTGATGGTTGCCGTGGAGGGCCATCTCTTCCAGAAGTGGTTCCACGCTTCACCCAACCTTGCATACACCTTTATCTGGGACAAGACGGATGCATACGGTCAGCGTGTCTACGGCCTCTCTGATGCAGTGG tcTCTGTGGGGTATGAATATGAATCATGTCCTAGTCTAGTGCTGTGGGAGAAGAGGACGGCTATGCTTCAAGGCTATGAGCTAGAACCTTCCAATCTGGGTGGCTGGTCTCTTGACAAACACCATATTCTCAACCTGCGCAGCG GCATCCTTCATAAGGGCAGCGGTGAGAACGTCTTTGTGTCCCAGCAGCCACCCATCATCACGAGCATCATGGGTAATGGGCGTCGACGAAGCATCTCTTGCCCGAGCTGTAATGGCCTGGCTGATGGAAATAAGCTGTTGGCACCTGTAGCCCTGGCAGCAGGCATTGATGGCAGCCTCTACGTCGGAGACTTGAACTTCGTACGCAGAGTTTATCCCAACCTCAATACCACACGCATTCTGGAACTCAG AAATAAGGATTTTCGACACAG TAACAACCCGACTCATAAGTACTTCTTGGCTGTGGACCCAGTCTCTGGGGCTCTGTTCATCTCTGACACAAATTCTCGGCGAATCTACAAGGTGCGATCGCTCACAGGGGGAAGACTGCTGGCCGACAATGCCGAAGTGGTGGCGGGCACGGGAGAACAGTGCCTGCCCTTCGACGAGAGGTGTGGGGACGGGGGCAAAGCTGTAGAAGCCACTCTCATGAGCCCCAAAG gTATTGCTGTAGATAAAAACGGGCTTATGTACTTTGTGGATGCCACCATGATTAGGAAGGTGGATCAAAACGGCATCATCTCTACTCTCCTGGGCGGCAATGATCTCACTGCTGTGCGCCCACTGAGCTGCGATTCCAGCATGGATGTCAGTCAG gtaCGCTTGGAGTGGCCCACCGACTTGGCAGTAAACCCCATGGATAACTCTCTGTATGTGCTAGAGAACAACGTTATCCTACGCATCACTGAAAACCACCAAGTGAGTATCATCGCAGGGCGTCCCATGCACTGCCAGGTGCCTGGCATTGACTATTCCCTTAGTAAATTAGCCATCCACTCGGCCCTGGAGAGCGCCACGGCTATCGCCATCTCTCATACTGGTGTGCTCTACATCGCCGAGACGGATGAGAAGAAGATCAACCGTGTTCGGCAAGTTCGCACCAATGGAGAGATGTCACTTCTGGCTGGCGCTGCGTCAGAGTGCGACTGCAAGAACGACGTCAACTGTAACTGCTTTGCAGGAGACGACGGATATGCTACAGACGCCAACCTCAACTCCCCAATGTCTCTGGCCGTCTCACCGGATGGCACGCTCTACATTGCAGACCTCAATAACATTCGGATCCGTGCTGTGCGCACTAACCGACCAGGGCCTTCAGCACTGGGCCAATATGAGGTCGCGTCCCCTCAGGAACAAGAGCTGTATGTGTTTAACGAGGAGGGTCTCCACCTTCAGACCATCAGTCTTGTAACGGGTCTGCCCCTCTACAATTTCAGCTACGGCCCTGATGGAGAGCTGGCCACAGTGGTGGATAACTGCAATAATACGGTGAAAGTGTGGAGGGACGGGGAAGGGCAGGGTGGTGCAGGACTGCTCAGGCTCATCCTGCAGCCCGAGAATCAGGTGGTTACGCTAGGACTGGATCCTGCAGGAAGCCTGCGCTCCATCTCTGCTCTTAACCAGGAGATTGTTCTGCTGGGATACAATGGAAacactggcctgttggccaccaAGGCTGATGAGACTGGCTGGACAACCTTTTATGA GTATGACAGTGAAGGGAGACTAACCAACGTGACGTACCCCACGGGGATGGTTACAAGTCTGCATAGGGAGATCGAAAAATCCATCAACATCGACATTGAGAGCTCCAacagagatgatgacatcactgttaTCACTAATCTTTCGTCAGTAGAAGCCTCTTACACTGTTGTGCAAG ATCAAGTACGGAACAGCTACCAATTGTGTAATAATGGCACTTTGAGGGTAATGTACGCCAATGGGATGGGCATCAGTTACCACACCGAGCCCCATATCCTGGCAGGATCAGTGAGTCCCACCATCGGCCGTAGGAACATCACCCTTCCCACTGATAACGGTCTGAACTCCATCGAGTGGAGGCTGCGCAAAGAACTGTCAAAGGGCAAGGTCACTGTGTTCGGCAGGAAGCTTCGG GCACATGGGCGCAACCTCCTGTCGATAGATTTTGATAGGAACACACGGACTGAGAAGATCTATGACGACCACAGGAAGTTCACTCTGAGGATCACGTATGATGCCCAGGGCAGGCCTGCGATATGGCAGCCGAGCAGCAGCCTTGCAGTGGTGAATGTGTCTTACTCCAGTACAGGACAGCTAGTGGGGCTGCACCGAGGGAGTATGAGTGAGAGAACGGAGTTTGACCCACAGGGGCGAATTCTCTCACGCTCTTTTGTGGATGGAAAGGTCTGGAGCTACAGTTACCTGGACAAG TCCATGGTGCTGCTCCTGCAGAGTCAGAGACAATACATCTTTGAATTCGATGCATCCAACCGCATCACGGCTGTCACCATGCCTAGCGTTGCCCGTCACACCATGTTCACTCACGTCTCCATCGGCTACATCCGCAACACCTACAACCCGCCCGAGAGCAACGCGTCCATCATTTATGACTTCAGCGAGGACGGGCGCCCCCAGGCCGCCTACTTCCTGGGTACCGGCCGTCGTGTCCTCTACAAATACGGCAAGCTGGCCAAGCTCTCCGAGATCTTGTATGACAGCACAGCCATCACCTTTGGCTACGATGAGACAGCCGGCGTGCTAAAAATGGTCAACTTGCAAAGCGGTGGCTTTTCGTGCACGATACGCTATCGTAAAATGGGTCCCCTAATCGACAAACAGATCTATCGCTTCTCAGAGGAAGGTATGGTGAACGCGCGCTTCGACTACACCTACCATGATAATAGTTTCAGAATCGCAAGCATGAAGCCAGTAATCAGCGAGACGCCACTTCCTGTGGATCTATACCGCTATGACGAGATCTCCGGAAAAGTGGAGCATTTTGGAAAGTTTGGAGTCATCTACTATGACATCAATCAGATAATCACCACTGCCGTCATGACCCTTAGCAAGCATTTCGATGCGCACGGCCGAATCAAAGAGGTTCAGTATGAGATCTTCCGCTCTCTCATGTACTGGATGACGGTGCAGTACGACAACATGGGCAGAGTAATCAAGCGAGAGCTAAAGATCGGCCCCTATGCCAACACCACTCAGTACCGCTATGAATACGATGGTGATGGACAGCTCAGTGGTGTTAAGGTGAACGATTGGTCCACTTGGCGCTACAGCTACGACTTAAACGGCAACCTACACCTGCTCAACCCGGGTAACAGCGCCCGACTCATGCCGCTCCGCTATGACCTACGAGACCGCATCACACGGCTCGGTGACGTGCAGTACCGTCTGGACGAGGACGGTTACCTGAGTCAGAGGGGCGGTGATGTGTTTGACTACAACTCTAAAGGCCAGCTGGTGCGCGCCTATAGCCGTGCAGCTGGAGGATGGAGCGTCCAGTACCGTTACGATGGACTCGGACGCAGGGTGTCTACTAAGAACAGTCTGGGTCAGCACCTCCAGTTCTTTTATGCTGACCTGAACAACCCGACTCGGGTCACGCATGTGTTCAACCACTCCAGCTCAGAAATCAGCTCTTTGTACTATGACCTGCAGGGCCATCTGTTTGCCATGGAGGTTAGCAGTGGGGAGGAGTACTACATCGCCTCTGACAACACTGGTACACCACTGGCTGTCTTCAGCAGCAACGGGCAGATGATCAAACAGGTGCAATACACCGCTTACGGGGAGGTGTACCACGACTCCAACCCTGAGTTCCAGCTTGTCATCGGCTTCCACGGTGGGCTTTACGACTCGCTTACCAAGCTGGTGCATTTCACACAGAGAGACTATGATGTTTTAGCGGCCAGATGGACGTCGCCAGATTACACCATGTGGCAGAAGATCGGAAAAGAACTGGCACCCTTCAACCTGTACATGTTCAAGAATAATAACCCTCTCAGTGATATGCTGGATGTCAAAAACTATGTCACAG ATGTGAAGAGTTGGCTGGTCATGTTTGGCTTCCAGCTTAGCAACATTATCCCAGGCTTTCCCAGACACATACACTATTTTGTGGATCCGCCATATGAGCTCTTCGCCAGTCAAGAAAGTGAAaatgggcag CTGATAACTGGAGTTCAGCAGGAAGCCGAACGGCACAACCAAGCATTCATGGCTCTGGAGGGACGGCTTCTTGACAAAGAGCGCAAGAACAAACATGAGAAACCAGGCCACTGGTTTGGCACGAGTACCCCCATCATCGGACGAGGAGTGATGCTGGCAGTGAAAGAAGGCCGCGTGGTCACAGGGGTCTCCAGCATGGCCAGCGATGACAGCAGGAAGGTGGCTCTAGTGCTCGATAATGCCATCTACTTAGACGGGACGCACTACACTCAGGATGGCCATGACTGTCATTTCTTCGTGAAGATCGGCTCAGCTGACAGTGACCTCCTAGCTTTAGGACTCACCAATGGACGCAAGGCACTGGAAAGCGGGATCAACGTGACGGTAAGCGGTCGCTCGCGAAGAGGAGTCACCGTTGAGTTCCAGGTTCCAGCTCTTTCTCTAAGCGTGCGCTATGGTTTGGCGTCGGACGTCCTGGATGAGGAGAGAGCCCGGCTGTTGGAGTTGGCGCGGCAGCGGGCGCTATTGGGAGCCTGGCTGCGAGAGCAGCAGCGGGCACAGGATAATAAAGAGGGAAGCCGCTTGTGGACTGAAGGAGAGAGACAGCAGCTCCTTTCAACAGGGAAAGTGCAGGGGTACGATGGGTACTACATTTTACCTGTAGAACAGTACCCTGAACTAGCGGACAACAGTTTTAACATCCAGTTCTTGAGACAGAATGAGATGGGGAAGAGGTAA